gaaactttagttctaccacttttggaaaaacccgctagtttagcgggaaaacagctataaatagctaaagtACGGAAGGccttaacttctaaactagtgaagctacagacttgtgctttttcttgtttaaaaggtattttaaaatgctttaagcgccttctatatgtaatttgtgtaactgtaatatttaaaaagatatgcacaaaacacatttttttaaaacttttttttagtttctgttatttttctcacaaacggctctaacgatttcctttaaaacttcaaactgtatagcccttgagattccttaaattttggtatgtatcatgttactgtaaaaaaacacgtttaaaagttattcagaaacgaaaatagcaacttttgccagctcaaaacaacttacgctgcctaagcattgaatttagtatgtgcgaatccaaactgtattccagggtcatggaatcacaaccttgtcacagagttagaatctagtaattatagtccagaaatgttaagtctattggatttaccaagtttaccaaattatgaccattatttcaaaaaacatgaaatataaaaatttttatttttaaaaaaaaactttaatttttttttttttgtttttttagtttttaaaaattaaaacataaaaaaataaactaaacaaaacgtaatttaaaaaaaaaaaaaaatttttttttaaaaattccaattttttatttatttttttttaataagttttaaaaattacaacatgaaaaaagaaactaaaaaaaacaaaaactttttaaaaaaagtttttttttgtcggaaaaaaatggatttgtttttaaattctgactttgccgatttgtaagtacgcctctgccacgcccactccctgtctcaagcaataatttgaaaggtggatcaattatctatcatttgccgtttacaaaattcaattatcttcactggttcaaaagttatgatttattaccgaaaaaaagtcaaaaggcgccactgtgcgtcgtTGATCGATGCCTAATAAACCCATGCTGAGAAGGAGATATTAAGGAACTGCAGAGATGTTGTAATTGAAGAGTGATAAGATGTTCCAGAAGTTTAGGAATGGCTGATAGTTTGGCAATGCCACGGTAATTTTCGATGTCCACTCGAGAACCTTTTTTATGAAGAGGAATTATGTAAGACTCATTCCAGATCCTAGGTAGGCAGGTCAAAGAGACTGATAAGTTAAAAAGAAGTGTAATTGGATATAACAGATTTTGGGCacagtgttttaaaatgcagcTTGGCACCTTATCAGGGCCAGCTGAGTATGAAATGTCAATAGAGGACATTCCTTCCAGAACGACACTCTCTGTGAAAGGGggtaaaaatatgttattagcATGCGGAATGTAATAGGGATACGGTGTTATGGTGTTGTAGGGTCTAGAAGAATAAGTTGACTGGAAAAAAGATGCAAATAAGTTGGAAATCTCGGGAGCagagttttctgttttattgAGATAGCGAAGTGACGGGGGAAAAGCATTAGATTTTCGCTTGGAGTTAACGAAggagaaaaattgttttggattAGTGCGAAAGTTATCTTTACACTGTGATAGGTATAGATTATAGGATTGACTGTTTTCAGTAAGGAATTGGGAGCGGATGGTGGAGTAACGGGCAAAGTCGAGTAGAGAGCcggatttttgatattttttataaagcctagattttttgttttttaggtaCGAGAGATGTTTGGAAAACCACGGGGGCTTGGAAGAAGGGGATATATCCAGTGTTGGGACAAAAGCATCCAAGGCCGGATAAATGGAGTTGTAAAATTGTAGGACGGCGGAGTCCATATCTTGGATTTCTAATAGAAATGACCAGTCAATCCTCGAAAGGTACATATTAAGGCCAGTGTAATCTGTTTTCCGAAAACATTTGATCGGACAGGGGGCTAGTGCAGTCGATTTGTAAGATTGGTTTAAAAGCTCAACAGATATAGATAGAGTGGGGTGATAAGGATCTTCAGGAAGGGAAATTGCATTGACTCTAGAAACTGTTGCAAGAGCGGCATCACCTACAAACATGAGGTCCAAAAGTCTATTGCGATTATTTTTAACTGAGTTGATTTGAGCTAAGGGCAAGTCAGTTAACCCATCGATAAAATCATGACAATTATTAGGTAGCAAAAGATTAGAGTCATCACAGGGAATCCAGGAAATATGTGGGAGGTTAAAGTCACCCATCACAATTATTTGGTCAGCTTGACCCACGGCAGACATCACAAACTGAATGGCAGATAGGTGGTTTAAATATACTGAGGAATCTGACGTTGGGGGAATATATGAGCAGGTCAAAAAGATAAAAGTCGAGCCAATGCAAACTTTTACAGCAACGAATTCAATACCAGTCTCGTTAGCAACAGGAAACAACTCAGAGgagaaattgttgtttaccGCGATAAGGACACCACCAGCAAAGGAAGAACGATCCGTTCTATAAGTAGAGAACTTATGAACAAAGATTTCATGGTCGGAAACGGAAGAGTTAAGCCAGGTTTCGGTAAAAGCGATGGCATCAAAGTCATGCGAAGTTCTGTGAAGAAGTTTATTTTGGGCTGTAATTAAAAGGTTGTGTGATCCCGCAAAATCTAATTTGCACATTTTCGCACTTAATTCTTGGGAAAACAAAGGGAAGGGACCAAATGGTAGGTGGAGTCTGACGAAAGCTGGCTCCCTTGACAAGACGCTGTCGCTGGCACATGTGGCGTATGCGTATCGTCAACAAAAAACCACCGAAAATGGCGGCTAATAGCATTTCATTTATTCAGATGTCTCCTGCACGAGGCTTGTGGGTGTTGAAAAGGATGCATGCGCATTAATTTCCGCCCATCTTTCGTTGCTGTTTCGACATTTTAAGTTCACGCGGTTTCAAACTTCGTTATAGACTTTAATGACACTTGGCAGTAGCCAGAAAATATACTCTGCCAATATACTTACTCATAAAaggaaatacaatttaattaaagaagCAAGTAAAGTGACCATCAACTGAAAAGTGGCTTCCCAATTACTAAACTGACTTTCTTCTGCACAAAAACTTGTTTTACTAAAGTTCTGCTTGCTGACATCAGCAGTACCAGCATAAAATCTCGTCTCTTGAATGAATTTTATACTGAATAATATCATAATGTATAATCAACAATTTTATGAGCCGCAACATGTAATTTTATACAGAACGTGAAGCAGACCAAAAGAGACAAAGCTATCAAGATATAATGGTAACAGGTATGAAAGGACTAAGCGGGCCACAATTTTTGATGCTCGAAAtacgaaaaataaatgtaatatggAGCTAGAGTGAGGAGAGGAAAAACAAgctcttctttaaaaattagttgGCCTTGGAATTTAATTCCTTGATCACGTGCCAGCATGAATACCAAGCATTCAGTTGTACTCCGATACTCGTTTGGTTTGGGCTGTTGAAAGTTCAGGgtcgaaaatatatttcgatTAAAATTTCCTATTTTTGTGTTAAACGGAAAAACGTAAGTTTAATATAACCGATATATAAGTTGGTTGGCACTGAACTTTGTGTTATTGTCTTCTAGAATTTGACCAGATAAAAATGTGCTGCGGGTATCCTTGCTATCCTTGTGCCGCTCTGTGTCCTTGCGGTGGATGTGGACCCAGTGGATTCTACGACCCCTGCTTTGGACCCTTCAACGGGCCATTTAACTCGTGGTGTGGCCCGAGTGGACCCGGATTCTGGGGAGGTCGTTGCTGCTAACACTTCACTGATGAAAAATCTGATCGTTTGCAGAAAAAAATGAGGAAACATCAAAAATTAGTGTTCCATCTCGTTCAACAGTCCCGAGCCGATCGGTTCGGTAACTATACCACCAAATTAGTTACACTTTATATCGAATGTTTTCACGGCATTGATCCATAAGTTGTACGTAATAAAATAGACCGGAAACATCTTTTTAATATTCAGTTTTtcgaaatttcgaaaatatatcTCCTCTTTGCTGGAAGAGTGATAACATGCAAAATATCAGCAGTGAGTAAGGCCATTACTTTTTCTACAaaggttttttatatattaaatccaTTCATTCATGTGTCGGTACAATTTCACCTTATCAAAAAAAACCGGGGGACTTATTCTGAAGAATATTGTGTTTTATTTAGGTTTTTTTGGTTCTGTATACCGCCATAAATGGCTATAAAAACGCTGAGAATCGACATTTGACATTGGTCATTGTAATCTCTTTTCTgcactgataaaaaatataaatttaaatatccttaaataacctttttaatttcaatacgtttttttttaattctgaaaatattaagaaatataaaactttttcaaataaataaatccttcatggatttaaatattttaatattaaactacgcagtttaatatgtttaaataCCAAGTAAGAGATTTTGGATTCAAtaggatatttaaatttactattccatttttttttccgtgtAAGCAAATTTTCTCCGAAAACCAGACAAAACTATACATTCTATACCACCTAGCGTTTTTGTCCCCAAAACCGCAGACAGTTTCTGTGAGAAACATTTCGCACTCGGATACCGGGGCATTTCTGTACTAAAcaagttagtttttaattcttCTGGACCAGATTCCCCCACACAGGAAAGGGCTCTGAAAACCTTCCCCTTAACAAGCCTTGGACCCATATAAATATTaggcaaacaaatatttggaacaatttattaaacattctGCTCTTCGTGACGTCCTTTTTGCTATTTTGCAGGGCAAGGATCTGTTAAAAATGGTATATTTAgagtaaaatttaataagataTGAAGGACTTACGATTGACGGCTATAGTTCTTTTGTGCAAGCAAATAGTTGACACTGCTAGAGCTTAAATCGATTAGCAGTTTCGCAACCCACGACAAAAATTAGCAGCATCGTCCTCCCCAGAAACCTGGACCACTGGCCCCACACCAGGAGTTAAAGGGTCCATTGTATGGTCCGAAGCAGGGATCGTAGAATCCACTGGGTCCACTACCACCGCAGGGACACAAGGCGGCACAGGGATAGCAAGGAAAGCTGCACATGGTGATTTAGTTTGTCCTATGTTTGTAAATGATGAAGCTTATGCCTTAAATTTCCTGATAAAAACAGTATCAACTTACGGAACTCGCTTTGCACGAAAaactacaaatttaattttgattatttttgccCGTTTGCCGTCCGAAGAGTTCGAAATTCAATGTTCAACTAAACTACAGATGTTTGGGGATCagcaaagaaaaatatttagctggattttaatttcaagGCATCCTTTTTGtagaaaaatgtttgattCAAACTACATAACATCTTTAAACATAATAGGCGTAGATTTAGCTGATCTAGGAATTTCGGTCAATAAATGTACATTATAAAGAAAACTTTCGTTCAGTAAACATATTTGTCTTCTAAATTTAGTCGAAGTAAATTTTCTTGTGGGAAATGTGAATATTAAATTGTTGTGTTAATCCTAATTTCAATGATGGCTAAAATGTAATTACTTTATTCTGTTTTTGgctttctttttaattatcttATTTGCAGAAtcttaaataatttcatatatgGCTTGCTTGCACTCCGCGGACTTAAAGACACAAAAACCACCAAAAGGACAATTTACAttgtttttgaacattttttgtaCTCAGTCTCatcacaaatattaaaataacactGAACTATTTTAGTACTCAAGAACCAGGTATGTTAGATTCTTTCCTAATGTGTTGCCAATAATGAAGTTTTTTTTACTCAGGTTTAGCCATGCGTTGGAATTAGGATATCGCCAAATTGTTTCTTATCTGGCATAGATACATAACTACTTGGCGGCTATGGATACATAAATGTAAGCTAAAAATGTAAACGAAGAAATCAAGTCGACTAATAAACATTCATTGCAGATTATGAGTAACCCGGTCGCTCGTACCTCGAGGAAGTTCAACGATTACATCACAACGtgaataaaattgtaatagtaCACTACAGCTAAATGTCAACATGTTCCCAGTTATTTAatactaattaaaaataattaaaaatgtgttcAAAATGTATATACTAAAAAACTTCCTTTGATAGAAGGGGGCCTCAATGAAAAGATTCCAGATGTTTTATCCCAACCatctaaattttttattttctcccGACATTTTGACGTTAACATAATGTAAAAGGACTTCTGTAAATCCCATCATCCCATctacttaattttttaattctgaTTTTTATGGCAAAAAGTATTTCTCTAAAAAATATCAGAATAGGGGTTTTTAAATGACGGTGGAACACGCGTATTAATTAAAGCGTACCCATAGCTATAAGGCCAAGAACTTCCTTACCCAAATacttttcaaaacaattaatcTCAATTATTTTCCCAGAATTTAGTATGCAGCTCGAGTGAAAGGCTGGGGAATTTAAGCTCGGTGGGTTCCGTTTAGAATGTCCAAGGATTGTCAGCAAATCAGGTGCAAAACGTGATGTGCTTTCGATAAAGTGcacataaaataaagaatacaAAGCAAGGATGGAAGTGAGGTTgggaaaggcaaaaaaaaacttttaatgcgCTTAGGCGACGGGCGATACACGAACGCTGAATGGTAAATGTAGCAAGGTAAACAAAATCAAAGCCACAAGAACGGTCCAGCACTTAAAGTCGGCTAGCCCCTCCCACACTCCCCCTGAAAGTGATTCCCTCTAAAAAGGACGAGCGGATGCGTGCGAAAGTTTGCCGAGTGAGGAAGAACACGGGCTCCAAGGAAAGCACGTCTGGGACTGATGATGATAGCCATGGTTGGTTAAGGAATGGTAGGAAACAGATCCAGGGATCCAAAATGGTGGTATTGAGAAACCTTGTTAATGAGGTCCTAATTAATGGACCCTATCATTGAAGCGTATCAAAGGGgatctgttttttatttagtatTCACAAGGCGCAAGGTGCTTTGAACAAGTCACCTCTGACATTgtaattatatatttctaaaGAAATGTGCggttaaatcttatttttattcggAACGTCACTTCGACCGGTTTAAAACATACAAATTATACGTAGAAAATTTTAAGTTATATTATGGCTTTGAATAAAATTgatacaaatatttcaaaacaattaaatcgCTGGCGCAATGGTAAGTCTATGCAATTAAATCGCCATTATCAACGAAGTCGATCCTTACCGCAAAAAGTTTATCTAGAAAATATCGCTAAAGGATGATGAATTTGGtttagttttatatttatagcatgaaaaattaaattccaatatttatgaaaaaaattttgttaaacaTGGTGCATAATATAGGACTTTGGTGTTGggggtttttagtttttgagcACAACCATTTCTTTCCTTTTTCGACCGAgagaaatacaattttcataATTCTTTGACGcattttaatttctgaaaataagcAAGTTAATTTTGCTTTTCAGTGGTTATTTTCATGTGTCGACAATCGAGAAATGCTCACGTAGCTCAGCGGCCATCGACATCGGAGCAAGAAGTGACAAGCGAAGCAGCCAAAAAAGTGACCGACAGTTTGGTGTGGTCGAAAAACTCGCCAGTGAGCCTGCTTGTGGAAACCGCCCGGAAGCCACAGCACAATAGGACACTCGAGCTGAAGAAAGCTGCTGCCCAGCTCAGCAGGAGCAATGAGTCCCTTAAGGCGCACTTCATACAGAAGCGAACCGATCGCACTGCCGAGGAGTTTTTGGCCAAGGAGCCGCAGACGGCCAAAAAGCTTGCCAACTTGATGTCCCTCAACATCGCA
The genomic region above belongs to Drosophila takahashii strain IR98-3 E-12201 chromosome 2L, DtakHiC1v2, whole genome shotgun sequence and contains:
- the LOC108062698 gene encoding male-specific sperm protein Mst84Db-like yields the protein MCCGYPCYPCAALCPCGGCGPSGFYDPCFGPFNGPFNSWCGPSGPGFWGGRCC
- the LOC108062671 gene encoding uncharacterized protein, whose protein sequence is MCSFPCYPCAALCPCGGSGPSGFYDPCFGPYNGPFNSWCGASGPGFWGGRCC